The following coding sequences lie in one Silene latifolia isolate original U9 population chromosome 5, ASM4854445v1, whole genome shotgun sequence genomic window:
- the LOC141657866 gene encoding histone H3.2: MARTKQTARKSTGGKAPRKQLATKAARKSAPATGGVKKPHRFRPGTVALREIRKYQKSTELLIRKLPFQRLVREIAQDFKTDLRFQSSAVAALQEAAEAYLVGLFEDTNLCAIHAKRVTIMPKDIQLARRIRGERA, from the coding sequence ATGGCACGTACCAAGCAAACCGCCCGTAAGTCCACCGGAGGAAAGGCCCCAAGGAAGCAGCTAGCCACCAAGGCAGCAAGAAAGTCAGCACCAGCAACCGGAGGAGTGAAGAAGCCTCACCGTTTCCGTCCTGGAACTGTTGCGCTGAGAGAAATCAGGAAGTACCAGAAGAGTACCGAGTTGTTGATCAGGAAGCTTCCTTTCCAGAGGCTTGTTAGGGAGATTGCTCAGGATTTCAAGACTGATCTCAGGTTTCAGAGTTCTGCTGTTGCTGCGCTTCAGGAGGCGGCTGAGGCGTATTTGGTTGGATTGTTTGAGGATACTAATTTGTGCGCTATTCATGCCAAGAGAGTCACTATTATGCCTAAAGACATTCAGCTTGCTCGTCGCATTCGTGGTGAAAGAGCTTAG